In a genomic window of Streptomyces katrae:
- a CDS encoding 4Fe-4S dicluster domain-containing protein: MPVVPQRADVPVTIDESLCIDGCTLCVDMCPLDSLAIREADGKAYMHVDECWYCGPCAARCPTGAVTVNMPYLLR, encoded by the coding sequence ATGCCCGTGGTACCCCAGCGCGCCGACGTGCCCGTGACCATCGACGAATCCCTGTGCATCGACGGATGCACCCTCTGCGTCGACATGTGCCCCCTCGACTCCCTCGCGATCCGCGAGGCCGACGGCAAGGCGTACATGCACGTCGACGAGTGCTGGTACTGCGGCCCCTGCGCCGCCCGCTGCCCCACGGGCGCGGTGACCGTCAACATGCCCTACCTGCTCCGGTGA
- a CDS encoding ABC transporter substrate-binding protein: MRAPLTRALAPALVLLLAPLATACGGEAAGAAGGPKTVTVTVGYQSKTINTVTAGTLLRSLGYFEEELAARGKRDGVTYKVDWQDYATGAPITAQMTAGKIDIGSMGDFPLLINAARGKELKQPTRLVSVTGYNLRGGLNTVVTAPDSKLESLADLRGRKVSTSVGSAADGTLVRALQRAGIDPEKGIQKLNQQPSVGASALQAGSADALSQFVAWPGQLAFEGKAKALYDGAELNLPTFHGVTVREKFAAQRPGVLDDFLRAQRRATDYLRTRPVPAAESVAKETGLPAEVVYLYNGANGIATFDPALRPELIAALKQDVPVLKAAGLVGDVDVDGFVDPEPLKRLAVQGGPAYPAAAAARPELWSKGQEGTTTYDSPRELLRAVRGAAGVRAAYVPDAVTGTLWFADRAVWVAEGAELRAFVTAAGAQAYVAQHRGSGARTVSYAEATGLAG; the protein is encoded by the coding sequence ATGCGCGCCCCGCTCACCCGGGCCCTCGCGCCCGCGCTCGTCCTGCTCCTGGCTCCGCTCGCCACGGCCTGCGGCGGCGAGGCCGCCGGGGCCGCGGGCGGCCCGAAGACGGTCACCGTGACCGTGGGCTACCAGTCCAAGACCATCAACACCGTCACCGCGGGCACCCTGCTGCGCTCCCTGGGCTACTTCGAGGAGGAGCTGGCGGCCCGCGGCAAGCGCGACGGGGTCACGTACAAGGTCGACTGGCAGGACTACGCCACCGGCGCCCCCATCACCGCCCAGATGACCGCCGGGAAGATCGACATCGGCTCGATGGGGGACTTCCCGCTCCTCATCAACGCGGCCCGCGGCAAGGAGCTCAAGCAGCCCACCCGCCTGGTGTCGGTGACCGGCTACAACCTGCGCGGCGGCCTCAACACCGTCGTCACCGCCCCGGATTCGAAGCTGGAGTCCCTTGCCGACCTGCGCGGCAGGAAGGTGTCCACCAGCGTGGGCTCCGCCGCCGACGGCACCCTCGTACGGGCCCTGCAGCGCGCCGGGATCGACCCCGAGAAGGGCATCCAGAAGCTCAACCAGCAGCCCAGCGTGGGTGCTTCGGCCCTCCAGGCGGGCAGCGCGGACGCGCTCTCGCAGTTCGTGGCCTGGCCCGGGCAGCTGGCCTTCGAGGGCAAGGCCAAGGCCCTGTACGACGGGGCGGAGCTGAACCTGCCCACCTTCCACGGGGTCACCGTCCGCGAGAAGTTCGCCGCCCAGCGGCCGGGCGTGCTGGACGACTTCCTGCGCGCCCAGCGCCGGGCCACCGACTACCTGCGCACCCGGCCGGTGCCCGCCGCCGAGTCGGTGGCCAAGGAGACCGGCCTGCCCGCGGAGGTGGTCTACCTCTACAACGGGGCGAACGGCATCGCCACCTTCGACCCGGCGCTGCGCCCCGAGCTGATCGCGGCGCTGAAGCAGGACGTACCCGTGCTGAAGGCCGCCGGGCTGGTCGGCGACGTGGACGTGGACGGCTTCGTGGACCCGGAGCCGCTGAAGCGCCTCGCGGTGCAGGGCGGCCCTGCGTACCCGGCGGCGGCCGCCGCGCGGCCGGAGCTGTGGTCCAAGGGGCAGGAGGGCACGACGACGTACGACTCCCCGCGCGAGCTGCTCAGGGCGGTGCGCGGGGCGGCCGGGGTCCGGGCCGCGTACGTCCCGGACGCGGTGACGGGAACCCTCTGGTTCGCCGACCGGGCCGTGTGGGTCGCGGAGGGCGCCGAGCTGCGGGCCTTCGTCACGGCGGCGGGCGCGCAGGCGTACGTCGCACAGCACCGGGGCTCCGGGGCGCGGACCGTGAGCTACGCCGAGGCCACCGGGCTGGCCGGATGA
- a CDS encoding CocE/NonD family hydrolase, with amino-acid sequence MIIRTEFPYATTHEDVRIPMPDGVELYARVWRPVTDHPVPALLEYLPYRLTDWTAPRDWQRHPWYAGHGYASVRVDVRGHGCSGGRPGDEYDARELADGVAVVRWLAAQPWCTGSVGMFGISWGGFNSLQIAALAPEALKAVVTVCSTDDRFDNDVHYMGGSVLAVDMHAWSATMLAFAARPPDPRYAGDGWRGQWLDRLEGLEPLIHTWLAHQTRDDYWRHGSVCEDYGAIGAAVLAVGGWHDPYRDTVLRLVSALPAARVRGLIGPWSHQYPDRGLPPGPAIGFLQETLRWWDHWLKDTDTGVMEEPLLRAWISDTHRPATTYAELPGRWVGEKTWPSPSVVPVSYGLQGAPVTVASPQHTGLDAGRFFPFGNDADLPPDQREEDAKSACFEFPVPAEPVEILGRPSVTLRLRMDVPYGQVVARLCDVAPDGASTLVTRGALNLSARQGRDRAAPWPTGAWEDVTFDLNAIGHRFPPGHRIRLSLSSAYWPWIWPRAGSEAGWTLDPAGSTLELPVRTAPPSPEGITFEAPEHAEPLGVSYPATLDEPRPERLVVRDVARGTWRLEVDPRYGGTRVYPDGLEYEEEGREVYEIQQSDPLSARTRSDWHIRLHRPDLAWDVRIETRSEITCDEGGFLTSNEVVCRESEEVLYHRTWQRRLPRAAG; translated from the coding sequence ATGATCATCCGAACCGAGTTCCCCTACGCGACCACCCACGAGGATGTCCGGATCCCGATGCCCGACGGGGTGGAGCTGTACGCCCGCGTCTGGCGGCCCGTGACCGACCATCCCGTCCCGGCCCTGCTGGAGTACCTCCCGTACCGGCTCACCGACTGGACCGCCCCCCGCGACTGGCAGCGCCACCCCTGGTACGCCGGACACGGCTACGCCTCCGTACGGGTCGACGTGCGCGGCCACGGCTGCAGCGGCGGCCGCCCCGGCGACGAGTACGACGCACGGGAACTGGCCGACGGGGTCGCGGTCGTGCGGTGGCTGGCGGCCCAGCCGTGGTGCACGGGATCCGTCGGCATGTTCGGGATCTCCTGGGGCGGCTTCAACAGCCTCCAGATCGCCGCCCTCGCCCCCGAGGCCCTCAAGGCGGTCGTCACCGTCTGCTCCACCGACGACCGCTTCGACAACGACGTGCACTACATGGGCGGCTCCGTCCTGGCCGTCGACATGCACGCCTGGTCGGCCACCATGCTCGCCTTCGCCGCCCGCCCCCCGGACCCCCGGTACGCCGGGGACGGCTGGCGGGGGCAGTGGCTGGACCGGCTGGAGGGCCTGGAACCCCTGATCCACACCTGGCTCGCCCACCAGACCCGCGACGACTACTGGCGCCACGGCAGCGTCTGCGAGGACTACGGGGCCATCGGCGCGGCCGTCCTCGCGGTCGGCGGCTGGCACGACCCCTACCGGGACACCGTGCTGCGCCTGGTCTCCGCCCTGCCCGCCGCCCGGGTCCGCGGCCTGATCGGCCCCTGGTCGCACCAGTACCCCGACCGCGGCCTCCCGCCCGGCCCGGCGATCGGCTTCCTCCAGGAGACCCTGCGCTGGTGGGACCACTGGCTGAAGGACACCGACACCGGCGTCATGGAGGAGCCGCTGCTGCGCGCCTGGATCAGCGACACGCACCGCCCGGCGACCACGTACGCGGAGCTCCCGGGCCGCTGGGTGGGCGAGAAGACCTGGCCGTCACCGTCGGTCGTGCCCGTCTCGTACGGGCTCCAGGGCGCGCCGGTGACCGTCGCCTCACCCCAGCACACCGGACTGGACGCCGGCCGGTTCTTCCCCTTCGGCAACGACGCCGACCTGCCGCCGGACCAGCGGGAGGAGGACGCGAAGTCGGCCTGCTTCGAGTTCCCCGTCCCCGCCGAGCCGGTGGAGATCCTGGGCCGGCCCTCGGTCACCCTGCGGCTGCGGATGGACGTCCCGTACGGGCAGGTCGTGGCCCGGCTGTGCGACGTCGCCCCGGACGGGGCGTCGACGCTGGTCACACGGGGTGCGCTGAACCTGTCGGCCCGGCAGGGCCGCGACCGGGCCGCGCCGTGGCCGACGGGCGCCTGGGAGGACGTCACCTTCGACCTGAACGCCATCGGCCACCGCTTCCCGCCCGGCCACCGCATCCGCCTCTCCCTCTCCTCGGCGTACTGGCCGTGGATCTGGCCACGGGCCGGCTCGGAGGCGGGCTGGACCCTCGACCCCGCGGGCAGCACCCTCGAACTCCCCGTCCGCACGGCCCCGCCGTCCCCGGAGGGCATCACCTTCGAAGCCCCGGAGCACGCGGAACCCCTGGGCGTCTCCTACCCCGCCACCCTGGACGAGCCCCGCCCGGAACGCCTGGTCGTACGGGACGTCGCACGCGGAACCTGGCGCCTGGAGGTCGACCCCCGCTACGGGGGCACGCGGGTGTACCCGGACGGGCTGGAGTACGAGGAGGAGGGGCGCGAGGTCTACGAGATCCAGCAGTCGGACCCCCTCTCCGCCCGCACCCGCTCCGACTGGCACATCCGGCTCCACCGCCCGGACCTGGCCTGGGACGTCAGGATCGAGACCCGGTCGGAGATCACCTGCGACGAGGGCGGCTTCCTCACGTCGAACGAGGTGGTGTGCCGGGAGTCGGAGGAGGTCCTGTACCACCGGACATGGCAGCGAAGGCTGCCGAGGGCGGCGGGGTGA
- a CDS encoding M28 family metallopeptidase: protein MSLSVSRRLTAVTAIAVAGLFASTAPAAFAAAPTAAAPAAVTAAPTPPDIPVANVKAHLSQFQSIASANGGNRAHGRAGYKASVDYVKAKLDAAGFTTTLQTFTSSGATGYNLIADWPGGDPNSVLMTGSHLDSVTAGPGVNDNGSGSAAVLETALAVSRAQLQPTKHLRFGWWGAEELGMVGSKYYVNSLPATEKSKISGYLNFDMIGSPNPGYFVYDDDPTIEQTFKTYFAGVNIPTEIETEGDGRSDHAPFKNAGIPVGGLFSGADYTKTSAQAQKWGGTVGQPFDACYHASCDTTANIDDTALDRNSDAIAYAIWNLGAGTPVPPGKSFENTADVNIPDSPGAAATSPITVSGVTGNAPATTKVDVNIVHTYRGDLVIDLIAPDGTAYRLKNSSSSDSAANVVASYTVNASTEVANGTWKLQVKDVAAQDTGYINSWKITF from the coding sequence ATGAGCCTGTCCGTCTCCCGGCGCCTGACCGCCGTGACCGCGATCGCGGTCGCCGGGCTGTTCGCCTCCACCGCCCCCGCCGCGTTCGCCGCCGCACCCACGGCCGCCGCGCCCGCCGCCGTCACCGCCGCGCCGACGCCGCCCGACATCCCGGTGGCCAACGTCAAGGCGCACCTGTCGCAGTTCCAGTCGATCGCGAGCGCCAACGGCGGCAACCGCGCCCACGGCCGGGCCGGCTACAAGGCCTCGGTCGACTACGTGAAGGCCAAGCTGGACGCGGCCGGGTTCACCACCACCCTCCAGACCTTCACCTCCAGCGGCGCCACCGGCTACAACCTGATCGCCGACTGGCCGGGCGGGGACCCCAACTCCGTCCTGATGACCGGCTCCCACCTGGACTCGGTGACCGCGGGCCCCGGCGTCAACGACAACGGCTCCGGCTCGGCGGCCGTGCTGGAGACGGCGCTGGCCGTCTCGCGCGCGCAGCTCCAGCCCACGAAGCACCTGCGCTTCGGCTGGTGGGGTGCCGAGGAGCTGGGCATGGTCGGCTCGAAGTACTACGTCAACAGCCTGCCGGCGACGGAGAAGTCGAAGATCTCCGGCTACCTGAACTTCGACATGATCGGCTCGCCGAACCCGGGCTACTTCGTCTACGACGACGACCCGACCATCGAGCAGACCTTCAAGACGTACTTCGCGGGCGTGAACATACCCACGGAGATCGAGACCGAGGGCGACGGCCGCTCCGACCACGCGCCGTTCAAGAACGCGGGCATACCGGTCGGCGGCCTGTTCTCCGGCGCCGACTACACCAAGACCTCCGCGCAGGCCCAGAAGTGGGGCGGCACGGTCGGCCAGCCCTTCGACGCCTGCTACCACGCGTCCTGCGACACCACGGCGAACATCGACGACACCGCCCTGGACCGCAACTCCGACGCCATCGCCTACGCGATCTGGAACCTCGGTGCGGGCACCCCGGTCCCGCCCGGGAAGTCCTTCGAGAACACCGCGGACGTGAACATCCCGGACTCCCCCGGCGCCGCGGCCACCTCGCCGATCACGGTCTCCGGCGTGACCGGCAACGCCCCCGCCACCACCAAGGTCGACGTGAACATCGTCCACACCTACCGCGGTGACCTGGTGATCGACCTGATCGCCCCCGACGGCACGGCGTACCGGCTGAAGAACTCCTCCAGCTCGGACTCCGCAGCCAACGTGGTCGCGAGCTACACGGTGAACGCCTCCACCGAGGTGGCCAACGGGACCTGGAAGCTCCAGGTCAAGGACGTGGCGGCGCAGGACACCGGCTACATCAACAGCTGGAAGATCACCTTCTGA
- a CDS encoding polyprenyl synthetase family protein: MTVVGPFGLSVRDQALEADVQAGLAAVEAGLLEATKSEVPFITEAAQHLVRAGGKRFRPLLVMLAAQFGDPYAPGIVPSAVVVELTHLATLYHDDVMDEADVRRGVESANARWGNSVAVLTGDFLFARASHILADLGPEAVRIQAEAFERLVTGQILETAGPRDGRDPVAHYLDVMAGKTSSLVAVSCRFGAMMSGADEMVVDILTQYGERLGLAFQLADDVLDIASDSHESGKTPGTDLREGIPTLPVLRLREMAERDGREEDLELVRLLDGDLSDDVRHAEVLSRLRVHPALEQARRDTVQYAQDARAMLAPLPDCFAKAALEELCDAVVHRAG, encoded by the coding sequence GTGACCGTCGTCGGGCCGTTCGGACTGAGCGTGCGGGACCAGGCTCTTGAGGCCGATGTCCAGGCCGGACTGGCCGCTGTCGAAGCGGGTCTGCTGGAGGCCACCAAGAGCGAAGTCCCCTTCATCACCGAGGCCGCGCAGCACCTGGTGCGCGCCGGGGGCAAGCGGTTCCGGCCGCTGCTGGTGATGCTCGCGGCGCAGTTCGGTGACCCCTACGCGCCCGGGATCGTGCCCTCCGCGGTGGTCGTGGAGCTCACGCACCTGGCGACGCTCTACCACGACGACGTCATGGACGAGGCGGACGTCCGCCGCGGGGTGGAGAGCGCGAACGCCCGCTGGGGCAACTCGGTGGCGGTCCTGACGGGTGACTTCCTGTTCGCCCGTGCGTCGCACATCCTCGCGGACCTCGGGCCGGAAGCCGTGCGCATCCAGGCGGAGGCCTTCGAACGGCTGGTCACGGGCCAGATCCTGGAGACGGCGGGCCCGCGCGACGGCCGCGACCCGGTCGCGCACTACCTGGACGTCATGGCCGGCAAGACCAGCTCCCTGGTGGCCGTCTCCTGCCGCTTCGGCGCGATGATGTCCGGCGCCGACGAGATGGTCGTCGACATCCTCACCCAGTACGGGGAGCGGCTCGGCCTCGCCTTCCAGCTGGCCGACGACGTCCTCGACATCGCCTCCGACTCGCACGAGTCGGGCAAGACCCCGGGCACCGACCTGCGCGAGGGCATCCCGACGCTGCCCGTGCTGCGGCTGCGGGAGATGGCCGAGCGGGACGGGCGCGAGGAGGACCTGGAGCTCGTCCGCCTGCTGGACGGGGACCTCTCGGACGACGTCCGGCACGCCGAGGTGCTCTCCCGGCTGCGGGTGCACCCCGCGCTGGAGCAGGCCCGCCGGGACACGGTCCAGTACGCGCAGGACGCGCGCGCGATGCTCGCCCCGCTGCCGGACTGCTTCGCGAAGGCGGCCCTGGAGGAGCTGTGCGACGCGGTGGTCCACCGCGCGGGCTGA
- a CDS encoding LolA family protein, producing the protein MAANTKTSRKAARYAVPVAVAGVAAATAAMVPAFATAGGPDLPKVTAQQLIEKVAASDVQQLSGSARITTDLGLPTLATGLLGGAGVTGGSANPEDKIAQLANGTHTLRVAADGPDRQKLTFLDGKDEYTLVHNGNDVWGYDSKSNEAFHDKTDRPGQDHKSGDRLAASPQQIAQDIIKQAGPTTDIGVGETAQIAGRDAYQLVLKPKQSGSTVGSVQIAVDAKNGVPLRVQLLSAQGGKPIAEAGFTQVDFGKPAADSFSFAPPKGAKVTEGSHPGLAGKDAKGGKDDERFKALESLPGFGQLAGGEHGKGDVKVFGEGWATVARIDSGAGKSLKDVENDKNTPKEAKQFLNSLGDKVHGKFGEGRILSTRLVNALITDDGKVYVGAVTKDQLVKTADSAK; encoded by the coding sequence ATGGCAGCGAACACGAAGACCTCGCGCAAGGCCGCGCGGTACGCCGTACCGGTCGCGGTGGCGGGGGTCGCCGCGGCGACCGCCGCGATGGTCCCGGCCTTCGCCACCGCCGGCGGCCCGGACCTGCCGAAGGTGACGGCGCAGCAGCTGATCGAGAAGGTCGCGGCCTCCGACGTGCAGCAGCTCTCCGGCAGCGCCAGGATCACCACCGACCTGGGCCTGCCCACCCTGGCCACCGGCCTGCTGGGCGGCGCCGGGGTGACGGGCGGCTCCGCCAACCCCGAGGACAAGATCGCCCAGCTGGCGAACGGCACGCACACCCTGCGCGTCGCGGCGGACGGCCCGGACCGCCAGAAGCTGACCTTCCTCGACGGCAAGGACGAGTACACCCTCGTCCACAACGGTAACGACGTGTGGGGCTACGACAGCAAGTCCAACGAGGCCTTCCACGACAAGACCGACCGCCCGGGCCAGGACCACAAGAGCGGCGACCGGCTCGCGGCCTCCCCGCAGCAGATCGCGCAGGACATCATCAAGCAGGCCGGCCCGACCACCGACATCGGCGTGGGCGAGACCGCGCAGATCGCCGGGCGCGACGCCTACCAGCTGGTGCTGAAGCCCAAGCAGAGCGGCTCCACCGTCGGGTCGGTCCAGATCGCGGTCGACGCCAAGAACGGCGTGCCGCTGCGGGTCCAGCTGCTGTCCGCCCAGGGCGGCAAGCCGATCGCCGAAGCGGGCTTCACCCAGGTCGACTTCGGCAAGCCGGCCGCCGACTCCTTCTCCTTCGCCCCGCCCAAGGGCGCCAAGGTCACCGAGGGCTCGCACCCGGGCCTGGCGGGCAAGGACGCCAAGGGCGGCAAGGACGACGAGCGCTTCAAGGCGCTGGAGTCCCTGCCCGGCTTCGGGCAGCTGGCCGGCGGGGAGCACGGCAAGGGCGACGTGAAGGTGTTCGGCGAGGGCTGGGCGACGGTCGCGCGGATCGACTCCGGCGCCGGCAAGAGCCTCAAGGACGTCGAGAACGACAAGAACACCCCCAAGGAGGCCAAGCAGTTCCTGAACTCCCTCGGGGACAAGGTCCACGGGAAGTTCGGCGAGGGCCGCATCCTGTCGACCCGCCTGGTCAACGCGCTGATCACGGACGACGGCAAGGTGTACGTCGGCGCGGTCACCAAGGACCAGCTGGTGAAGACGGCCGACTCCGCCAAGTAG
- a CDS encoding HAD family hydrolase — protein sequence MTSALPYALIATDLDGTLLRAGDTVSARSCAALATARAAGARHIVVTGRPVPQIRHVLDDLGYTGLAVCGQGAQVYDAARGLLLHSVSMDRGLAEMALGKIEAEIGEVYTAVNQEGLDAEMLIGPGYRMWHPHLPTVRVPQRGDLWSAPITKVLLQHPRLDDDELTRVARSVVGDLVNVTMAGEHTVELQPPGIDKASGLARAAEALGIPAASTIAFGDMPNDVPMFVWAGHGVAMANAHRELVAVADEVTLSNEADGIAVVLERLYG from the coding sequence GTGACTTCCGCCCTCCCCTATGCCTTGATCGCCACCGACCTGGACGGGACTCTGCTGCGCGCCGGTGACACCGTCTCCGCCCGCTCGTGCGCGGCGCTCGCGACGGCGCGCGCCGCCGGCGCCCGCCACATCGTCGTCACCGGCCGCCCGGTGCCCCAGATCCGGCACGTCCTGGACGACCTCGGGTATACGGGGCTCGCGGTGTGCGGGCAGGGCGCCCAGGTGTACGACGCGGCGCGCGGACTGCTGCTGCACTCCGTTTCCATGGACCGGGGGCTGGCCGAGATGGCCCTGGGCAAGATCGAGGCGGAGATCGGCGAGGTGTACACGGCGGTCAACCAGGAGGGCCTGGACGCCGAGATGCTGATAGGGCCGGGCTACCGGATGTGGCACCCCCACCTGCCGACGGTCCGGGTACCGCAGCGGGGGGACCTGTGGTCGGCCCCGATCACGAAGGTCCTGCTCCAGCACCCCCGGCTGGACGACGACGAGCTGACGCGGGTGGCGCGGTCGGTGGTGGGCGACCTGGTGAACGTCACGATGGCGGGCGAGCACACGGTGGAACTCCAGCCGCCGGGCATCGACAAGGCGAGCGGCCTGGCCCGGGCGGCGGAGGCCCTGGGCATCCCGGCGGCCTCGACGATCGCCTTCGGCGACATGCCGAACGACGTCCCGATGTTCGTGTGGGCGGGACACGGCGTGGCGATGGCGAACGCCCACCGAGAGCTGGTGGCCGTGGCGGACGAGGTGACCCTGTCGAACGAGGCGGACGGCATCGCGGTAGTCCTGGAACGCCTGTACGGCTGA
- the fahA gene encoding fumarylacetoacetase, which yields MPQQSPLDVPEGDPFGPHNLPYGVFSTPQEPRRRRVGVRIGGYVLDAGAVAVALGSPYAGLLAQGSLNPLLAAGRTAWRDVRRALTAWVTDPGHRETVEPHLLPLDGVELHLPYEVADYVDFYASEHHATNVGRIFRPDGDALTPNWKHLPIGYHGRSGTIVVSGTDVVRPSGQRKAPADPAPVFGPSVKLDIEAEVGFVVGTPSELGRPVALGDFEEHVFGLFLLNDWSARDIQAWEYVPLGPFLGKSFATSVSAWVTPLEALDAARVTPPARDFPLLPYLDDSATDRPGGFDLQIAVSINGQEVARPPFASMYWTAAQQLAHMTVNGASLRTGDVFGSGTVSGPEVDQRGSLLELTWNGRDAIELADGKRTFLEDGDTVTLTAWAPGPDGTRVGLGEVTGRIVGAR from the coding sequence ATGCCCCAGCAGAGCCCCCTCGATGTCCCCGAGGGCGACCCGTTCGGGCCGCACAACCTCCCCTACGGCGTTTTCTCCACCCCCCAGGAACCGCGGCGCCGCCGGGTCGGTGTGCGGATCGGCGGGTACGTGCTCGACGCGGGGGCCGTGGCCGTCGCGCTCGGCTCCCCGTACGCCGGGCTCCTGGCCCAGGGTTCGCTCAACCCGCTGCTGGCCGCCGGCCGCACCGCCTGGCGCGACGTGCGCCGCGCGCTGACCGCCTGGGTCACCGACCCGGGCCACCGCGAGACGGTCGAGCCGCACCTGCTGCCGCTGGACGGGGTCGAGCTGCACCTGCCGTACGAGGTCGCCGACTACGTCGACTTCTACGCGAGCGAGCACCACGCCACCAACGTCGGCCGCATCTTCCGGCCGGACGGCGACGCGCTCACCCCCAACTGGAAGCACCTGCCCATCGGTTACCACGGCCGGTCGGGAACGATCGTCGTCTCCGGCACCGATGTGGTCCGCCCCTCCGGGCAGCGCAAGGCGCCCGCCGACCCGGCGCCCGTCTTCGGCCCGTCGGTCAAGCTGGACATCGAGGCCGAGGTCGGCTTCGTCGTCGGCACCCCCTCGGAGCTGGGCCGGCCGGTCGCCCTCGGCGACTTCGAGGAGCACGTCTTCGGGCTCTTCCTCCTCAACGACTGGTCGGCGCGTGACATCCAGGCCTGGGAGTACGTGCCGCTCGGCCCCTTCCTCGGCAAGTCCTTCGCGACCTCCGTCTCCGCGTGGGTGACCCCCCTGGAGGCCCTGGACGCGGCCCGGGTCACCCCGCCGGCGCGGGACTTCCCGCTCCTGCCCTACCTGGACGACTCCGCCACCGACCGCCCCGGCGGCTTCGACCTGCAGATCGCGGTGTCCATCAACGGGCAGGAGGTGGCCCGGCCGCCGTTCGCCTCCATGTACTGGACCGCCGCCCAGCAGCTGGCCCACATGACCGTCAACGGCGCCTCCCTGCGCACCGGTGACGTGTTCGGCTCCGGCACCGTCAGCGGCCCGGAGGTCGACCAGCGCGGCTCGCTGCTGGAGCTCACCTGGAACGGCCGCGACGCGATCGAGCTCGCCGACGGCAAGCGCACCTTCCTGGAGGACGGCGACACCGTCACCCTCACCGCCTGGGCCCCCGGCCCCGACGGCACCCGGGTCGGCCTCGGCGAGGTCACCGGCCGCATCGTGGGCGCCCGCTAG
- a CDS encoding ribbon-helix-helix domain-containing protein, with protein sequence MSRHVTIRLDEEFHDRLKARAAALGTTVTALITEVTERELDEDRKNFLSGIEEFADHWGYFQERFGH encoded by the coding sequence ATGTCAAGACACGTCACCATCCGCCTGGACGAAGAGTTCCACGACCGCCTCAAGGCGCGCGCGGCGGCCTTGGGGACGACGGTCACCGCGCTGATCACCGAGGTCACGGAACGCGAACTCGACGAGGACCGGAAGAACTTCCTGTCCGGGATAGAGGAGTTCGCGGATCACTGGGGCTACTTCCAGGAGCGGTTCGGCCATTGA
- a CDS encoding GntR family transcriptional regulator codes for MPAERTSPHTAPVAAARRRRLRADQARQLADLLRHQILSGGYPGGTLPLEDVLAADYGAGRNTVRQALGLLRGEGLVERRPGVGTVVVCEKYPHGLDRLQGLAETLHEHGEVTNEVRTAAPVRAPAPVARRLGLPEHSEVLYIERLRRLNGLPLSLDLTYVPLDIGAGLPDCDLEHNDVFRLLERLSGQPLGHAEITVEAVNADAHSAAVLQAPRGAAVLMLERLTHLADGRPVDLEFIRFRGDRITMSGLLRRAL; via the coding sequence ATGCCTGCCGAACGGACCTCCCCGCACACCGCCCCGGTCGCCGCCGCGCGCCGCCGGCGGCTGCGCGCGGACCAGGCGCGCCAGCTCGCCGACCTGCTGCGCCACCAGATCCTGTCCGGCGGCTACCCCGGCGGGACCCTCCCCCTGGAGGACGTCCTCGCCGCCGACTACGGAGCCGGCCGCAACACCGTCCGCCAGGCCCTCGGCCTGCTCCGCGGCGAAGGCCTCGTCGAGCGCCGCCCGGGCGTCGGCACGGTCGTCGTCTGCGAGAAGTACCCGCACGGCCTGGACCGGCTCCAGGGCCTGGCCGAGACCCTGCACGAGCACGGCGAGGTCACCAACGAGGTCCGGACGGCGGCCCCGGTCCGCGCCCCCGCCCCCGTCGCCCGCCGCCTGGGCCTGCCCGAGCACTCCGAGGTGCTCTACATCGAGCGGCTGCGCCGGCTGAACGGCCTGCCGCTCTCCCTCGACCTCACCTACGTCCCCCTCGACATCGGCGCCGGGCTGCCCGACTGCGACCTGGAGCACAACGACGTCTTCCGGCTGCTGGAACGGCTCAGCGGCCAGCCGCTCGGCCACGCCGAGATCACCGTGGAGGCCGTCAACGCCGACGCGCACTCCGCCGCCGTCCTCCAGGCCCCGCGCGGGGCCGCCGTGCTGATGCTGGAGCGGCTCACCCACCTCGCCGACGGGCGGCCCGTGGACCTGGAGTTCATCCGCTTCCGCGGCGACCGGATCACCATGAGCGGCCTGCTGCGCCGCGCCCTCTGA